Proteins encoded within one genomic window of Macrobrachium nipponense isolate FS-2020 chromosome 8, ASM1510439v2, whole genome shotgun sequence:
- the LOC135222651 gene encoding cuticle protein AM1199-like — MQIFSIATILLVSQAARTHAFSLGLHAATGGSIQTTPIPILVDERTNVDSLGGYGFRIQTGNGISWSESAAPIGPLGQPVTNGAYSFTHPDGTVHHMTYTADAAGFHPVSNMIPTPFPLEPWQLEQVRFAEEQRRLQEQSGVTQ; from the exons ATGCAGATCTTCAGCATT GCCACGATACTCCTGGTGAGTCAGGCAGCAAGGACGCACGCCTTCTCTCTCGGCCTCCATGCAGCCACGGGCGGATCAATCCAAACCACGCCCATACCCATCTTGGTGGATGAAAGGACCAACGTCGATTCCCTCGGAGGGTATGGATTCAG GATCCAAACCGGAAACGGCATTTCCTGGTCGGAGTCAGCAGCCCCCATCGGACCTTTGGGTCAACCAGTCACAAATGGAGCCTATTC CTTCACCCATCCGGACGGTACCGTCCATCACATGACGTACACAGCTGATGCAGCTGGATTTCACCCGGTGTCCAACATGATCCCAACTCCGTTTCCTCTGGAACCGTGGCAGCTGGAACAg GTCCGCTTCGCCGAAGAGCAAAGGAGACTTCAGGAGCAATCAGGAGTCACCCAGTAA